The Nitrospirota bacterium genome window below encodes:
- a CDS encoding nucleotidyltransferase — MELKKELVRLCDALNRAGIKYIVVGGCAVILHGYYRTTHDIDLIVDAAPETIRKMKEVLYKVFGSDDVFNINDDDVEQYAIVRFAPESEEIVIDLIGKIGNISFEVADKDKERIEVEGVIIPVCGLSTLIETKKSIRPKDKEDLLFLMGKKEYLERHRKIDP; from the coding sequence ATGGAACTAAAAAAAGAATTAGTTAGGTTGTGTGATGCACTTAATCGCGCAGGAATAAAATACATAGTAGTTGGAGGATGTGCTGTTATCCTCCATGGATATTACAGAACAACTCATGATATTGACCTTATCGTAGATGCAGCACCAGAAACGATACGTAAGATGAAAGAAGTGCTTTATAAGGTATTTGGATCTGACGATGTATTTAATATTAATGATGATGATGTTGAACAATATGCTATTGTAAGGTTTGCTCCGGAATCTGAAGAAATCGTAATTGATCTTATTGGCAAGATAGGAAATATTTCATTTGAGGTGGCTGATAAGGACAAGGAACGAATAGAGGTTGAAGGAGTAATTATCCCAGTGTGTGGTCTTTCTACACTTATTGAGACCAAGAAGAGTATAAGGCCAAAAGACAAAGAAGACCTTCTGTTTCTTATGGGTAAAAAAGAATATCTTGAAAGGCATCGTAAAATCGATCCTTAA
- a CDS encoding VOC family protein — translation MTNNPVIWFEIYVQDIARAKKFYESVFQVKLERLNTPGMEMWSFPMAMGRAGASGAIVKMEGVPSGGNSTLVYFSCTDCAIEAGRVAASGGRILKEKTSIGEYGFISLAFDTEDNMFGLHSMQ, via the coding sequence ATGACAAACAATCCCGTTATCTGGTTTGAAATCTATGTGCAAGACATTGCTCGTGCGAAGAAATTTTACGAATCCGTGTTCCAGGTCAAGTTGGAGAGGCTGAACACTCCTGGAATGGAGATGTGGAGTTTTCCGATGGCAATGGGCCGTGCCGGTGCCTCTGGTGCCATAGTCAAAATGGAAGGAGTCCCTTCCGGCGGCAATAGCACACTGGTTTACTTCAGTTGCACAGATTGTGCTATTGAGGCTGGTCGTGTCGCGGCATCAGGTGGGCGTATTCTAAAAGAGAAGACGTCAATAGGTGAGTACGGTTTCATTTCACTGGCTTTTGACACAGAAGACAATATGTTTGGCCTGCACTCAATGCAATAG
- a CDS encoding SRPBCC family protein: MTFKSQHISVSINRPADQIYEFVSKPENLPKWAAGLSGSIKNVNGDWIAESPMGRVKVKFADKNTFGILDHDVTLPSGAKVCNPMRVFPNNDGSEIIFTLYRRPDMSDQMFDEDAKAVTRDLDKLKTLLEK, encoded by the coding sequence ATGACGTTTAAATCTCAGCATATCAGTGTTTCGATCAATCGCCCGGCGGATCAGATTTACGAATTCGTCTCAAAGCCTGAGAATCTGCCCAAATGGGCCGCAGGACTCAGCGGTTCCATAAAGAACGTCAATGGTGACTGGATCGCCGAATCCCCGATGGGAAGAGTCAAAGTTAAATTCGCTGACAAAAATACATTCGGCATTCTGGATCACGACGTCACTTTGCCATCCGGAGCTAAAGTCTGTAACCCCATGCGCGTATTTCCCAATAACGATGGCAGTGAAATAATCTTCACGTTGTACCGGCGACCAGACATGTCAGACCAAATGTTTGACGAGGACGCAAAGGCAGTCACAAGGGATTTGGATAAGTTAAAGACCCTGCTTGAAAAATAG